In a genomic window of Polycladomyces abyssicola:
- a CDS encoding carbon-nitrogen hydrolase family protein, protein MTEKKYQIGIVQARFANGEIKRNLEKMKEIVEKCKERSPKVKLMLFPELAATGYFLSSAIRQYAETPNGWIARYLSEVARKNKMYISYGYVESGSKGEIFNSLRFIDNHGKWIANYRKIHITELERGIFSPGSEIVSTKTELGHIGFMICWDLAFPELARMLAVRGADLILNPSAWEKPYDAPFLRFAMARAIDNTVYVAACNHVGQSNDLIFFGRSGLYGPDGTAVVLAAEDDEKVIVGEVDLAYRKKVQSNFYTMLKERRKDLYALKGEESSHVQSGKDC, encoded by the coding sequence ATGACAGAAAAGAAGTATCAAATAGGCATCGTTCAAGCAAGGTTTGCGAATGGAGAAATAAAGAGAAACTTAGAAAAGATGAAGGAAATAGTTGAAAAATGCAAAGAAAGATCTCCAAAAGTTAAACTGATGCTATTCCCGGAATTAGCAGCAACAGGATATTTTCTATCATCTGCAATTCGGCAATATGCCGAGACTCCAAATGGCTGGATTGCCCGGTACCTGTCGGAAGTAGCAAGAAAAAATAAGATGTATATTTCCTACGGGTATGTGGAATCAGGCAGTAAAGGTGAGATTTTTAATTCCCTGAGGTTCATTGATAATCATGGTAAATGGATTGCTAACTATCGCAAAATTCATATTACAGAGTTGGAAAGGGGGATCTTCTCCCCTGGAAGTGAGATTGTATCCACAAAAACGGAATTGGGGCATATCGGATTCATGATATGTTGGGACCTTGCTTTCCCGGAATTGGCCCGTATGTTAGCGGTTAGAGGGGCAGACCTGATTTTAAATCCAAGTGCATGGGAAAAGCCGTATGATGCCCCTTTTTTGCGTTTTGCAATGGCGAGAGCGATTGACAATACTGTTTATGTAGCTGCTTGTAATCATGTAGGTCAGTCTAACGATCTTATATTCTTTGGCAGATCAGGTCTATATGGTCCGGATGGTACTGCTGTTGTTTTAGCGGCGGAAGATGATGAGAAAGTAATCGTAGGTGAAGTTGATTTAGCGTATCGGAAAAAAGTGCAGTCAAACTTTTATACGATGCTAAAGGAAAGACGCAAAGATTTGTATGCACTGAAAGGGGAGGAATCATCACATGTTCAAAGCGGAAAAGATTGTTGA
- a CDS encoding cyclase family protein: protein MFKAEKIVDLSIPLTNDTPIYPGDPQPNIRVAATIENEGYNVHYVHIGSHTGTHVDAPYHICPNGKKIDQSDLHLFIGTGVVIPVLGKGEQEAIVLDDVEAYLDQLSPGKIVLFYTGWSQYAGEEKYFRHPYVHVDVIQEMIKRGIRTFFIDAINIDLTGGTSFPVHDAIAAVNGIIGENLTNFGAIDFPDPLVCAFPLPIAGSDGSPVRAVAIKVHKE, encoded by the coding sequence ATGTTCAAAGCGGAAAAGATTGTTGACTTATCAATTCCCCTAACTAATGACACTCCAATTTATCCAGGTGATCCTCAACCGAACATCAGGGTTGCTGCCACAATTGAAAACGAAGGATACAATGTTCACTATGTCCATATCGGATCGCACACAGGGACACATGTTGATGCTCCTTACCATATTTGTCCCAATGGTAAGAAAATTGATCAATCAGACTTACATCTCTTTATTGGAACAGGTGTTGTGATCCCTGTGCTTGGAAAAGGGGAACAGGAAGCAATTGTACTAGATGATGTTGAGGCTTATTTGGACCAGCTCTCGCCCGGTAAAATTGTATTATTTTATACAGGATGGTCACAATACGCAGGAGAAGAGAAGTATTTCCGCCATCCTTATGTTCACGTAGATGTCATTCAAGAAATGATCAAAAGAGGCATTCGTACTTTTTTTATTGATGCCATAAATATTGATTTGACCGGGGGTACATCGTTCCCGGTCCATGATGCGATCGCCGCGGTAAATGGAATCATAGGAGAAAATCTAACCAATTTTGGAGCGATTGATTTTCCGGATCCACTGGTATGTGCTTTTCCCTTGCCAATTGCAGGATCAGATGGATCACCTGTCAGAGCCGTAGCTATTAAGGTTCATAAAGAATAG
- the gabT gene encoding 4-aminobutyrate--2-oxoglutarate transaminase: MAKTSYQFIDLRTEIPGPKAKALLEKKEQNVPRGPFNTVPTFAAKGEGALLTDVDGNTFIDFAGAIGSLNAGHCPPKVVEALKQQLNRYIHPCFHVMMYEPYVALAEKLNQITPGAHAKKTFFLNSGAEAVENAVKIARKYTGRRAILSFERGFHGRTLLAMSLTSKVKPYKFGFGPFAPDVYKLPYPYYYRAPRGMSPEELDRELLNRIKNFFLSEVPAEDVAAIIMEPVQGEGGFVVPSKAFVQGVYEICQKHGILFIADEVQTGFGRTGKMFAMEHFDVVPDLITLSKSIAAGLPISAVTGRAEIMDAPDVGEIGGTYGGSPLGCIAALKVIEMMEEEKLPERAQIIGEKVLARFHKLQEKHPQIGDVRGLGAMCAMELVKGPDKTPDKELAGKILAQCNRRGVILMGAGLYSNVIRVLSPLVITDEQLEEGLDVIEEVVDEVLGE, encoded by the coding sequence TTGGCGAAGACTTCTTACCAATTTATCGATCTCCGCACGGAGATCCCCGGACCGAAGGCAAAAGCCCTGTTGGAGAAAAAGGAGCAAAACGTTCCCCGGGGTCCCTTTAACACCGTACCCACCTTTGCCGCCAAGGGGGAAGGGGCGCTGTTGACCGATGTGGATGGCAATACCTTCATCGATTTCGCCGGAGCTATCGGCAGTCTGAACGCCGGCCACTGTCCGCCCAAGGTGGTAGAGGCGTTGAAGCAGCAGTTGAACCGGTATATCCACCCCTGCTTCCACGTGATGATGTATGAGCCCTATGTGGCCCTTGCGGAGAAGCTGAACCAGATCACCCCCGGGGCCCACGCAAAGAAGACCTTCTTCCTCAACAGCGGCGCCGAGGCGGTGGAAAACGCGGTGAAGATCGCCCGCAAGTACACCGGGCGGCGGGCGATCCTCTCTTTTGAGCGGGGCTTTCACGGACGGACCCTGTTGGCCATGTCCCTGACCAGCAAGGTAAAACCCTATAAATTCGGGTTTGGCCCCTTTGCTCCGGATGTGTATAAGCTACCTTATCCCTACTACTACCGGGCTCCGAGAGGAATGTCCCCGGAGGAGCTGGACAGGGAACTCCTCAATCGGATTAAGAATTTCTTCTTGAGCGAAGTGCCGGCAGAGGATGTGGCTGCTATCATCATGGAGCCGGTGCAGGGGGAAGGCGGGTTTGTTGTCCCCTCCAAAGCCTTTGTCCAAGGCGTTTATGAGATCTGTCAAAAGCACGGGATCCTCTTCATCGCCGACGAAGTGCAGACCGGCTTTGGCCGTACCGGAAAAATGTTCGCCATGGAGCACTTTGACGTTGTTCCAGATTTGATCACCCTGTCCAAGTCCATCGCCGCAGGGCTTCCCATCAGCGCGGTGACGGGGCGGGCGGAGATCATGGATGCCCCGGATGTTGGAGAGATCGGCGGCACCTACGGAGGAAGCCCCTTAGGGTGCATCGCCGCCCTGAAGGTGATCGAGATGATGGAGGAGGAGAAGCTGCCGGAGCGGGCACAGATCATCGGTGAGAAAGTGCTAGCCCGTTTCCACAAGCTACAGGAGAAGCACCCACAGATCGGTGACGTCCGTGGCCTCGGCGCCATGTGCGCCATGGAGCTGGTCAAAGGTCCGGATAAAACTCCCGATAAAGAGCTGGCCGGAAAGATCCTTGCGCAGTGCAATCGGCGGGGCGTCATCCTGATGGGGGCAGGCCTTTACAGCAATGTAATCCGTGTCCTCTCTCCGCTGGTGATCACCGATGAGCAGCTAGAGGAAGGGTTGGACGTGATTGAAGAAGTGGTGGATGAGGTGCTTGGGGAATAA
- a CDS encoding NAD-dependent succinate-semialdehyde dehydrogenase yields the protein MKQYQLFIDGKWVKSENSASYEVTNPATGEVVGTAADATANDVKKAIDAAYRAYPGWAALTARERGDILHKAYQLMRENEEELARCMTMEQGKPLPEALGEVRYAADFVLWYAEEGKRIYGDTIPASAPNKRIWVLKQPVGVVAAITPWNFPAAMITRKVAPALAAGCTAVVKPAGQTPLTACRLAEIFAEAGLPEGVFNLVTGKNPRMIGDVLLEDTRVRKLTFTGSTEVGKILMKKASDTVKRVSLELGGHAPFIVFDDADLTAAVREVIASKFRNAGQTCVCTNRIYVHWSIQEQFAKEMARQVQQLKVGNGLQEGVNIGPLIDEYALKKVERHVEDALEKGARLITGGKRFTGPGAEGGHFYEPTVLLGTTADMLVEQEETFGPVAPIQAFETEEEAVEKANATEYGLAAYLYTKDLSRAIRVSEKLEYGIVGINDGIPSTAQAPFGGFKESGLGREGGRYGIEEFLETKYVSVKLD from the coding sequence TTGAAGCAGTATCAGTTGTTTATTGATGGAAAATGGGTGAAGTCGGAAAACAGCGCTTCCTACGAGGTGACCAACCCCGCCACGGGTGAAGTGGTGGGGACAGCAGCGGATGCCACGGCCAACGATGTGAAAAAGGCTATCGACGCTGCCTACCGGGCGTATCCGGGTTGGGCTGCTCTCACCGCCAGGGAGCGGGGGGATATTTTGCACAAGGCGTACCAGCTGATGCGGGAAAACGAGGAGGAACTGGCACGTTGCATGACTATGGAGCAGGGTAAGCCCCTGCCGGAAGCCCTCGGAGAGGTACGGTATGCGGCGGACTTCGTACTGTGGTATGCCGAAGAGGGGAAAAGGATCTACGGTGACACCATTCCCGCCTCTGCCCCCAACAAGCGGATTTGGGTGTTGAAGCAGCCGGTCGGAGTGGTGGCAGCGATCACCCCCTGGAACTTCCCGGCGGCGATGATCACCCGCAAAGTGGCCCCCGCCCTGGCGGCGGGATGTACCGCTGTGGTCAAGCCGGCGGGACAGACGCCGCTGACGGCCTGCAGGCTGGCGGAGATCTTCGCGGAAGCGGGATTACCTGAAGGTGTCTTCAACCTGGTGACGGGAAAGAATCCACGGATGATTGGAGATGTACTGCTAGAGGATACCCGGGTGCGGAAGCTCACCTTCACCGGCTCCACGGAAGTAGGCAAGATCCTGATGAAAAAGGCCTCAGATACGGTGAAAAGGGTTAGCCTGGAGCTGGGCGGCCACGCTCCCTTTATCGTCTTTGACGACGCCGATCTGACGGCGGCGGTCCGGGAAGTAATCGCCAGCAAATTCCGCAATGCCGGGCAAACCTGTGTCTGCACCAACCGGATTTATGTGCACTGGAGCATCCAGGAACAATTTGCCAAGGAGATGGCCCGTCAGGTGCAGCAGCTGAAGGTGGGAAATGGTTTGCAGGAAGGAGTCAACATCGGTCCCCTCATCGATGAGTATGCCTTGAAAAAAGTGGAGCGCCATGTGGAGGATGCCTTGGAGAAGGGAGCACGCCTAATTACCGGCGGGAAGCGTTTCACGGGCCCGGGTGCGGAGGGAGGCCATTTCTACGAGCCGACGGTGCTCTTAGGCACCACCGCCGATATGCTGGTGGAACAGGAGGAAACCTTTGGCCCGGTGGCCCCCATCCAAGCCTTTGAAACGGAAGAGGAGGCGGTGGAAAAGGCTAACGCCACCGAATACGGTTTGGCTGCCTACCTGTACACCAAAGATCTTTCCCGGGCCATCCGGGTATCTGAGAAGCTGGAGTACGGCATCGTCGGGATAAATGACGGTATCCCCTCCACCGCCCAAGCCCCCTTCGGCGGGTTCAAGGAGAGCGGACTGGGCAGGGAAGGTGGCCGTTACGGGATCGAGGAGTTTCTGGAGACCAAATATGTATCAGTGAAACTGGATTGA
- a CDS encoding acetyl-CoA carboxylase, protein MSQQAKAITSPLPGVFYRRPSPDEPPFVEEGQSVQEGDVIGLVEVMKNFYEITAEESGVVLRFLVEDASIIDAGQTVAELKGEE, encoded by the coding sequence ATGTCTCAACAAGCCAAAGCGATCACCTCTCCCCTGCCGGGCGTCTTTTACCGCCGTCCGTCCCCTGATGAGCCCCCATTTGTAGAAGAGGGGCAGAGTGTACAAGAAGGCGATGTCATCGGACTGGTGGAAGTGATGAAAAATTTCTATGAGATCACGGCTGAAGAATCTGGGGTGGTGCTCCGCTTTCTGGTGGAAGATGCATCGATCATCGACGCCGGACAAACGGTGGCCGAATTGAAAGGAGAGGAATAA
- a CDS encoding LamB/YcsF family protein, with protein sequence MKIDLNCDMGESFGSWKMGMDEEMIKTISSANIAGGFHAGDPHVMRRTVEMATAHGVAVGIHCGFPDLVGFGRRYIHASPKEIQDDLIYQLGALREFARFYGMEVQHVKPHGALYMMAAESEELSRAIIEAIQKTDPGLILYCMEASVTYRLAKEMGQPVAAEFYADREYAADGKIVFTRSMEKELDPEAVARRVYRAVTEGKVATLDGKDIQVAVDTVCVHGDTPGAVRLAETIAAYLREHGVSIVSFQDRR encoded by the coding sequence ATGAAGATCGATCTCAACTGTGACATGGGGGAAAGCTTCGGCTCCTGGAAGATGGGCATGGATGAGGAGATGATTAAAACCATCTCCTCTGCCAACATCGCCGGGGGCTTTCACGCCGGAGATCCCCACGTGATGCGCAGGACGGTGGAGATGGCCACAGCCCACGGGGTGGCTGTGGGTATTCACTGTGGCTTCCCTGATTTAGTAGGTTTCGGCCGGCGCTACATCCACGCATCTCCGAAAGAAATCCAGGACGATCTTATCTACCAACTGGGAGCGTTAAGGGAATTTGCCCGCTTTTACGGGATGGAGGTGCAACACGTCAAACCCCACGGCGCCCTTTACATGATGGCTGCTGAGAGCGAGGAGCTGAGCCGGGCCATCATCGAAGCAATCCAAAAGACGGACCCTGGGCTGATCCTGTACTGCATGGAGGCCTCCGTCACTTACCGTCTGGCCAAGGAGATGGGGCAGCCGGTGGCGGCAGAATTTTATGCCGACCGGGAGTACGCCGCCGATGGGAAGATCGTCTTTACCCGCTCGATGGAGAAGGAGCTTGACCCCGAAGCAGTGGCCCGCCGGGTTTACCGGGCCGTGACTGAGGGAAAAGTGGCGACGTTGGATGGAAAAGACATTCAGGTAGCCGTCGATACCGTTTGCGTACACGGAGACACCCCAGGAGCCGTTCGGCTGGCGGAGACCATCGCAGCGTATTTACGAGAGCACGGGGTTTCCATCGTGTCCTTCCAGGATCGTAGGTAG